The Citrobacter telavivensis DNA segment AACGTAAACGTCCTTCGCGTAACAATCGAGCTGTCCAGTTAACGTCCGAGCAGCTGGTAGAAGCGAAGACGCTTGACCTGAAAGCCCACCATTCGTTTAAAAACCTTATGGGTCTTGCTGCAATCAGTGTCGTGGTGTTTGTCTGTCTTGGCTCCTTGATCCATAAACAACGCTCAGTAATGAACGAATGGGACCTGGGTGAAGTGATCAGAGGCGTTGATTTGAAAGCCGGAACCCTCGCAAAAAACAACTTTTTCATCACCAACAAAGGGCAGTTTGAAGCAAGTGGCGTTACAGTGTCACTTACGGGTACAAAACTGAAATTACAGCAGCATCAGGACGGAAAATATTACGTTTGTAATTCTGCAACAGGTGATTGTGTTCTGGTATCCGATGTACAAGCTGAAAAAATTCGTGACCAGCTGTAGCGAGGGGAAAATATCGGTTACTGTCACCGGTAACCGAAGGAACCTTCGTATATGTCACGACAAGAAGCCGCAACGCAGTTATTTATGTCTGCACCACCAGCAAGTATTGATGTCGTTATTGAGCAGCTGGAAAGGGACGCTCAAGCAGCCGGTATCGATATCCATACAATCTCTGTAATGGCCAGCCTGTTACGTGATCGAATAGAAGCATACAGTGACGTGCTTAAAATCGAGCCTGAGCGGGTGATACACGCACTTGAGGTACTGCGAGGTACGGAAGTGCCGTGGGCTTTTTACACTCCGTCCAGGCTACCTGAGCTTGAAGATGTTCATTGCTGGGAAACTCCTCACGATTTTGACCAAGACCTAGGTGAACACCAGCTGCGGCGCTATATTTGCCCTAAATGCGAGCATGAATCAACCGACCCAATGCGCTGCACGGCTGGCCATGCTCCTGGAGTTAACCAGTATCCTGAAAGCTGTGATGCCACTATCTGGAATTCGCCCGATTCTTGGGATAGTATTAACCCTATAATAAAATTAATTATCAAATCTACGTTCCTGGCTGACCTGACTGTTCATACAATCTTCTATCCGAAAGGGTTGAAGCTTCCTGAAATTCAGGACGTTGAGTAGTCTGCTTCGGGCTCTGTGATCTGATAGTTATATATACCTCATTTAAGACCCCTTACTGGGGTCTCTTTTTTTGGACTTCCGCCGTGCTATGTACTTCACGGTATCCCCAAATATCCCGGCTTATGTAGTTCGTCGATTTGCTTCGTCACCTGCCATACCTGTCTCATAATTTCTCTATTTGGAGAAATCTGATGAACCTACCGACAGCTGTATTAGCGAATAACGATGAAAATGAATCAGACGTCCTCAGCCTTTATGCTAATCCCGTAGACAGTCAAAGTGGCCTCATTGAACATGACGGCTTTCAAAAACTAAATGCCATGCGCGATCTGCTGGTGGAATACAACACAACACTGAAGCACATGCAGGCCATGTATGATGCAGTGATGCGGAACCGGCATGATGAAGCATGGCGCATGTTCTGTGATTCTTGTGACAATTCCATCAAATATACGCTGGCTGTAGAAAATTTGTTCTGTATAGAACGGGCCCGCTGTGCTCTCGATGAAAAGTACTGGCAAAAGCTGCTCGATCTGACCGGCGTAAAACCATTTATGCCCACCGAAAGATACGATGACTGGAACGAAGGATTGAGGGCATGGCGAAAATCATCAGAATCAAATTTTGAGAAGCTTAAGCCTGTACCCTTCAACGAAGAAAGTATCTTTTCTACCGCATTCGCATTGAATGAAGAGAAAAAAGACTACTTCGCCCAGATGGTTCATGGTGTGTTTGAAAAGCTCTCCGCTCTGCATAAGACTAACCGTGCCCAGGGCTTCAGCAACAAACTCATCATAGCCAGCTGCTTACCAAGTAGAGATAACCGCAGATCCTATGACTATCTCAACTATTTTAATGACCTTCGTAAGGTTATTGGACTGATGTATGGACGAAGCGGTGCTGAGGATGTGAATTCGGCTGCGGTCAAAGAGTACATGATGAGTAACCCTGGCGAATGGGTAAGTATTGATAACGATAGTCTTAAAGTGAAGGGGTTTATTAACGGCAATGTGCATATCCTGATTGAGGAGGAAACTTGTGACAATCTCAATCTGGTACTATCCCATTTAATGCCAGGCTGCATTCCTCTCGATCGCCGATACACCACCGGCCATAACTCCGCAAGAACTGTAAAAACCAATGAATATCGGTCGCAGTTGATATCATTCTCTGCTGTTAACTCCTTAATATCATATGCCACTGACCATTTGAACGCGGGCAAACACCTGTCACCGGGGCCGCACACTTTTATCCTGCGGGACAACCAGTCTGTTAGTGAGAAAAAAGAACTGGTGAACATATGGGAGTCATTGGGTGCTGTCAGAAGATATAGAGAAGTATATGACTTTGACTTTAGCCCCGTTGAAGCATTCAAACTTCTGGCATTACATGGTTCTATACCTGACCGCTATACGCACCAGTTCTATGCAACGGTCGGAGAACTCCAGAAACGAGCAATTGATGAATGTATGGTGGCTTCAGGTATGCGTTTGCTGGAACCGAATATCGGTCTTGGTGCGCTACTGAAAGGGTTACCAGAGGGGGTGGATGTTACTGGTTTTGATATACACCCCGCAGCTGTTGCAATTACTGGCCTGCGCTGGAACGTCACCCTTAATGATTTTCTATTGGTCAAGCCTGAAAATACCGGCTTGTTTGAAAGAATTCTGATGAATCCTCCATTTAGTGACTCACGCTGGATTGCACATTTTCAACATGCGATGAGATTCCTGAAACCGGGAGGACGCTTGATAGCAATACTGCCAGGGAGCGCAAAGGAGCATCTTTTAACCCGAGAAGCTGGGCCCGGTTACGACATCAATATTCTGGGTTGCTATGACAACGCCTTTGAAGGAACCGCAGAATCCATAAAACTTTTCTCCGTTGATGCCCATGAATAGTGGGGAAAGGAAGAGCTGGTCGAGTTAATTTCGTCACCCGTAACTGAACAGAAAAAATGAGATAGAGAAAAAGCCGTCAGTTTGTCGATGTTAAATGCTATTCAAATTTTTCAACATGCGACAATTGAGCCAACTACATGAAGAGGAAACACAATGTCAGCATTTCTCATCAATAAATTATCTTTCGAAGATACCAAACAAATAATGTTGTCCTCCATGAAAACAATGGCATCTCTTCATGGTATTTTGGCAATATTCTTGCCGATAATTGCTGGTGGTGGACTCCTGACACTCATCATGAAAAATGTGACAATGGAGGGGCTTGCATTTTTTATCTTACAGCCAGTTGTACTCACCCTCTACCTTACGGCTATCTTATGCCGATATCAAAGCTCAGAGCTAAGATTGAATATCTGGGAAGAACTACGCAACTTTATCGTTGTGTTAGTTTATGCATTATTCCTGACCGTACTAATGATCGTAATATTGTGGTTAGTCAAATTTATGATTGCTTCAGCGGTTGCGGGTGAAACCAACCATGTTGAATATAAACAACCAACATTAACAAGCATTAGTCTGGCTTACTCCAACCTAATAGTGTATTTCAATATGTACGCCCTTGCCACTTTGAGCGTATTTATCGCTACGCCAATGCTCGTTTTATTCATACCAACAGTTACGCGGTGTAAAGGTTCTCTGCTGAAAAGTATACCAGTCATTTGTAAAAGTACTTTTATGAATATTGGGCCGTTGTTCGCATTTTCAGCTATCTCTGGTGTTGTTTTACTTTCGTGGTCATACTTTTCGCTCAGGTATGAATGGTTAATCCCGGCAGCAACTATACCTCTGGCCTACTTATCAATATTGAATTACCAGCTGTCTGAAGCAGCATTGCCTCGTAACCAATAAAAAGGAAACCTGTGATGAGAAAAATAATATTAAATGCGGTTGTTTGTTTATTTGCAATTAATGCATCAAGTTTCGCAATATCAGCGGAAAGCTCTCCATCTCGTGACGAACTGAATGACGTGATGAAAGTTCATGCTTCCGAGATTGCTGCTGTTATCGCATGTAAAGACTACCTCGAAAATGGCGAGGAACGTTTGACTGAAGCGAAATCAAAAGCTGGCCGTGTACTGGGTAAGATGGTAGGCAATCAAGCCAAGGGTAGCGAGTATGCTAGTCGGATTCTGGTAACTGTTAACGAAGCTAAGCCAGATGAGCAACTGAAGGCTGAATTCGACAAGGTCAACCTTGACCACTCAGTCCGCGTTGCAAAATGCGCTCAGCTAGGGAAGGTGCGAACAAGTTCCTGATATGAGATCATCATATTCATCCGGAGCGCATCCCAGAGGGACATCATGAGCCATCAACTCACCTTCGCCGATAGTGAATTCAGCACTAAGCGCCGTCAGACCCGAAAAGAGATTTTCCTCTCCCGCATGGAGCAGATTCTGCCATGGCAGAATATGACCGCTGTCATCGAGCCGTTTTATCCCAAGGCGGGCAATGGCCGACGGCCCTATCCGCTGGAGACCATGCTGCGTATTCACTGCATGCAGCATTGGTACAACCTGAGCGACGGTGCCATGGAAGATGCCCTGTACGAAATCGCCTCCATGCGCCTGTTTGCCCGATTATCCCTGGATAGCGCCCTGCCGGATCGCACCACCATCATGAATTTCCGCCACCTGCTCGAGCAGCATCAACTGGCCCGTCAATTGTTCAAGACCATCAATCGCTGGCTGGCCGAAGCAGGCGTCATGATGACCCAAGGCACTTTGGTGGATGCCACCATCATTGAGGCACCCAGCTCTACCAAGAACAAAGAGCAGCAACGCGATCCGGAGATGCATCAGACCAAGAAAGGCAATCAGTGGCACTTTGGCATGAAGGCCCACATTGGTGTCGATGCCAAGAGTGGCCTGACCCACAGCCTAGTCACCACCGCGGCCAACGAGCATGACCTCAATCAGCTGGGTAATCTGCTTCATGGAGAGGAGCAATTTGTCTCAGCCGATGCCGGCTACCAAGGAGCGCCACAGCGCGAGGAGCTGGCCGAGGTGGATGTGGACTGGCTGATCGCCGAGCGTCCCGGCAAGGTAAAAACCTTGAAGCAGCATCCGCGCAAGAACAAAACGGCCATCAACATCGAATACATGAAAGCCAGCATCCGTGCCAGGGTGGAGCACCCGTTTCGCATCATCAAGCGGCAGTTCGGCTTCGTGAAAGCCAGATACAAGGGGCTGCTGAAAAACGATAACCAACTGGCGATGTTATTCACCCTGGCCAACCTGTTTCGGGTGGACCAAATGATACGTCAGTGGGAGAGATCTCAGTAAAAACCGGAAATAACGCCAGAAATGGTGGAAAAAATAGCCTAAATAGGCTGATTCGATGTGTTTGCGGGAAAAAAATCGGCCCAGATCCGCGAAATTTTAATCAGCGAGTCAGCTTGGGAAGAAATGACCTGCTTATTCGCACCTTCCCTAGCAGTAGACCGTACGCATCGGTCACTTCCCATCCTTTAGTAGTATTTTTTCAATACGTTCGCCGCGCGCACCCGCGCGTAGCCATAGCAACGGCGCAATGCGAACAAAGGCCAAGTTGTGGCTAACCGACTTCTCAGCTTCGTAGGTCAGAGTGAAAAACTCGGCATTTTCCTCAAAACCGTCAGACATTGGGAACTCGTCTGTAAACCTATAATTGACCTTAATCGGTTGTTCATTCGGCGTTTTGCCTGTGATAGCAGCTTGTACACGTGGTTTGGTGATATAATCACAGATCCCCCACTTTTCCCAATCAGGATCTCCAGGCCTTAAGCCCTGTTCGCGCAATTTTTTCTGTTCGTCGGCAGCGACTTCGTTGTTAGTGACGGAGATGCACTGGCGACGACCACCACCTCCGCCGCGACCGTGGCGGCGTCCGCACCCTGTTCGTGGTGATGTTCCTGGTGACAGCCTGCGTGGCGATGCTCTTCACTTTTGCAGCAGCCTGCATGGTGCTCACTGTGGCGGCTTTCGTGGTGATGTCCTTCACCCTTGCAGCAGCCTTCGTGTTGGTGCTCTGTATGTTTACAGCAACCTTCATGATGGTTTTGCATCATCGTCTCCTGATGTTATTTAGATATATCTAATTTATATCTAAAGTTTATCGACTTGCAAGTCTATAAAATAATTTTTGTTTAATTTAATGATTATTAATGGTTTTTATGGATTGCTGATAGCTGTTTAATCTCAAGCTGACTATATCAAAAAAGTGCTTGCAATCTTTTTGATTAGCAATCATTATCATTTAAAAATAAATTTAGATATATCGTATTATCTTCACGAAGGCGAAAAAATGACAAAAAACACCTCACGCTACCCACAGCGCGTGCGTAACGAACTACGTTTTCGCGAATTAACCGTGCTGCGCGTTGAGCGTATCGGCCAGGCGTTCCAGCGGATCGTGCTGGGGGGCGAGGCGCTGGATGGCTTTGTTTCACAAGGTTTTGACGACCACACCAAACTGTTTTTCCCGCAGGCGGGCAGCGTATTTACGCCGCCGGAAGTGACCGACGAAGGCATTAACTGGGGCGAGGGCGTGCGCCCGGCGACCCGCGACTACACGCCGCTGTACGATGCCGAACGCCACGAGCTGGCTTACGATTTTTATATCCACGATGGCGGTATTGCCAGCCGCTGGGCGCTGGAAGCCAACATCGGCGATAAGCTGGTGATCGGCGGGCCGCGCGGCTCGCTGGTGGTGCCGGAAGATTACGCCTGGCAGCTTTATGTCTGTGACGAGTCGGGCATGCCGGCGCTGCGCCGTCGCCTGCTGGGATTACGTCAGCTGCCGGTGACGCCGCAGGTGACGGCCATCGTCACCGTCGCGGATGCTTCGTATAAAGATTATCTGGCGGATCTCGACGGCTTTAATATCGAATGGGTGGTAGGCCACAACCCGGCGTTCGTCGCCGAGCGGCTGGCTCAGGTCAAGGTGCCGTCAGAAGATTATTTTATCTGGCTGACCGGAGAAGGCGGCGTGGTGAAATCGCTGCTGGCGCGCTTTGAGGAGCCGAGTATCGATCAGCAACTGGTGCGTTCGCAGGCGTACTGGCATAGCAAATAATCGG contains these protein-coding regions:
- a CDS encoding siderophore-interacting protein produces the protein MTKNTSRYPQRVRNELRFRELTVLRVERIGQAFQRIVLGGEALDGFVSQGFDDHTKLFFPQAGSVFTPPEVTDEGINWGEGVRPATRDYTPLYDAERHELAYDFYIHDGGIASRWALEANIGDKLVIGGPRGSLVVPEDYAWQLYVCDESGMPALRRRLLGLRQLPVTPQVTAIVTVADASYKDYLADLDGFNIEWVVGHNPAFVAERLAQVKVPSEDYFIWLTGEGGVVKSLLARFEEPSIDQQLVRSQAYWHSK
- a CDS encoding DUF4942 domain-containing protein, with the translated sequence MNLPTAVLANNDENESDVLSLYANPVDSQSGLIEHDGFQKLNAMRDLLVEYNTTLKHMQAMYDAVMRNRHDEAWRMFCDSCDNSIKYTLAVENLFCIERARCALDEKYWQKLLDLTGVKPFMPTERYDDWNEGLRAWRKSSESNFEKLKPVPFNEESIFSTAFALNEEKKDYFAQMVHGVFEKLSALHKTNRAQGFSNKLIIASCLPSRDNRRSYDYLNYFNDLRKVIGLMYGRSGAEDVNSAAVKEYMMSNPGEWVSIDNDSLKVKGFINGNVHILIEEETCDNLNLVLSHLMPGCIPLDRRYTTGHNSARTVKTNEYRSQLISFSAVNSLISYATDHLNAGKHLSPGPHTFILRDNQSVSEKKELVNIWESLGAVRRYREVYDFDFSPVEAFKLLALHGSIPDRYTHQFYATVGELQKRAIDECMVASGMRLLEPNIGLGALLKGLPEGVDVTGFDIHPAAVAITGLRWNVTLNDFLLVKPENTGLFERILMNPPFSDSRWIAHFQHAMRFLKPGGRLIAILPGSAKEHLLTREAGPGYDINILGCYDNAFEGTAESIKLFSVDAHE
- a CDS encoding IS5-like element ISKpn26 family transposase, with the translated sequence MSHQLTFADSEFSTKRRQTRKEIFLSRMEQILPWQNMTAVIEPFYPKAGNGRRPYPLETMLRIHCMQHWYNLSDGAMEDALYEIASMRLFARLSLDSALPDRTTIMNFRHLLEQHQLARQLFKTINRWLAEAGVMMTQGTLVDATIIEAPSSTKNKEQQRDPEMHQTKKGNQWHFGMKAHIGVDAKSGLTHSLVTTAANEHDLNQLGNLLHGEEQFVSADAGYQGAPQREELAEVDVDWLIAERPGKVKTLKQHPRKNKTAINIEYMKASIRARVEHPFRIIKRQFGFVKARYKGLLKNDNQLAMLFTLANLFRVDQMIRQWERSQ